In Rosa chinensis cultivar Old Blush chromosome 1, RchiOBHm-V2, whole genome shotgun sequence, a genomic segment contains:
- the LOC112181724 gene encoding cytochrome P450 704C1 gives MGFLYFICTFIFSVLSLFLAFFSFLTLRIFRGKSIGDRNYAPVKGTVFHQLYYYKKLYDYQTRVARGTPTHRILAPDLSFIYTTDSRNIEHVVNTNFAHYSKGVISQEIMCDVFGKGIFNVDGEKWKHQRKLASYEFSTRVLRDFSCSVFRRSAAKLVKFFFEFSDSNGIFDMQDLLMRCTMDSIFKVGFGVELNCLEGSSKEGIEFMKAFDESTALTSWRFVDPLWKLKRFLNIGSEATLKKYVKVIRDFVHQLIKSKRELLAGQKHGDDKEDIVSRFLLESEKNPEEMKDKYLSDIILNFMIAGKDTSANTLSWFFYMLSKNPLIQEKASQEVRDVVGLNHEANVDEFVASITDATLEQMHYLHATLTETLRLYPAVPVDGRHAMIDDILPDGFKVKKGDGVYYMAYAMGRMPYIWGKDAEDFRPERWLKDGIFQAESPFKFVAFYAGPRICLGKDFAYRQMKIVAMALLYFFRFKLADEGKEVNYRTTFTLHIDGSLPMLAVRRTMDSYK, from the exons ATGGGGTTCCTATACTTCATCTGCACCTTCATATTTTCAGTACTCTCTCTTTTCCTAGCCTTCTTCTCTTTCCTCACACTCAGAATCTTCAGAGGCAAATCCATCGGAGACCGAAACTATGCACCAGTGAAAGGCACAGTCTTTCACCAGCTCTACTACTACAAAAAACTCTATGACTACCAAACCCGAGTGGCCAGAGGAACCCCAACTCACCGGATTCTGGCTCCGGACCTGAGTTTCATATACACAACCGACTCAAGAAACATCGAACATGTTGTCAATACCAACTTTGCACATTATTCAAAAGGCGTGATAAGTCAGGAAATCATGTGTGATGTTTTTGGGAAAGGGATATTTAATGTTGATGGAGAAAAGTGGAAACACCAGAGGAAGCTTGCAAGCTATGAGTTCTCAACCAGGGTTCTTAGAGATTTCAGCTGTTCTGTGTTTAGAAGAAGTGCTGCAAAAttggtgaaatttttttttgagttttcgGATTCAAACGGGATTTTTGATATGCAG GACTTGCTTATGAGGTGTACCATGGATTCCATATTCAAAGTTGGGTTTGGAGTAGAACTAAATTGCTTGGAAGGGTCAAGCAAAGAAGGGATAGAATTCATGAAGGCCTTTGATGAGTCGACTGCTCTAACCTCTTGGCGCTTTGTTGATCCCCTCTGGAAATTGAAAAGGTTTCTCAACATTGGTTCTGAGGCCACCCTTAAAAAGTACGTCAAAGTCATACGTGATTTTGTGCACCAACTTATCAAGAGCAAGAGGGAATTGCTAGCTGGCCAGAAACATGGT GATGATAAGGAGGACATTGTCTCACGGTTTCTGTTGGAGAGTGAAAAGAATCCAGAGGAGATGAAAGATAAATATCTAAGTGATATAATTCTGAATTTTATGATTGCTGGGAAAGATACAAGTGCAAATACACTATCATGGTTCTTCTACATGCTCAGCAAGAACCCTCTAATACAGGAAAAAGCTTCACAAGAAGTTAGGGATGTTGTCGGTCTGAATCATGAAGCTAATGTCGATGAATTTGTGGCCAGTATAACTGATGCAACTCTTGAACAAATGCATTATCTTCATGCAACACTAACAGAGACCTTGAGGCTATACCCTGCAGTTCCTGTG GATGGTAGACATGCAATGATAGATGACATTCTTCCTGATGGTTTTAAAGTGAAAAAAGGAGATGGAGTATACTATATGGCCTATGCCATGGGCAGGATGCCTTATATTTGGGGAAAAGATGCAGAGGATTTCCGACCTGAAAGATGGCTCAAGGATGGAATTTTCCAGGCTGAATCACCTTTCAAATTTGTCGCTTTTTAT GCTGGTCCTCGGATCTGTCTAGGGAAGGACTTTGCCTACCGGCAGATGAAGATAGTAGCAATGGCTCTTCTTTACTTCTTCCGCTTCAAATTGGCCgatgaaggaaaagaagtgaacTACAGGACCACGTTCACCCTTCACATTGATGGCAGTCTCCCCATGCTTGCAGTTCGAAGGACAATGGACTCATACAAGTAA